The Ovis aries strain OAR_USU_Benz2616 breed Rambouillet chromosome 2, ARS-UI_Ramb_v3.0, whole genome shotgun sequence nucleotide sequence CAGCTCTCCTTCCCCTCTGGGACACTGCAGCTCCATGTTGGGTCATGCAGTCTTGGGCCAGtcactttctttctctgagtTTCAACTTTCTTGTCTATGAAACAGAATATAATAGCATCCAGGGTCATCATGTTGATGGAGTTAGACCAAGCGTGCCGAAGTACTTTGCAGGGTTCCTGGCACATGGTGAGGGCTTGAATGCCAGGAGCTATTATTGCTGTGTTGTGGGGACTGGTGTGGGGGCAAGACTGCTTTGGAGGAGAGCAGCAGTCTCCAACCTGGGGTTAATGAACAAAGCAATAAAACTGAATGTAATTCATCTCTCCAAGTGTGCTGCCTAAATTCTGGTCTTCCAAAGGGAGCCAGGAACATTCATCATCAGCTTTTAGGAAACTGACTTGCAGATACTTGCCTAACGAGGCAAAGAATGATGTACAATCTTAACAGTAATCCACGTTTGTCAAGTGCTTGCATGGGGCCAGGCAGTGTCCTCAGGGCTTTACCTGAATTATCTTGAGGAATCACTGAAAGAACCCTGGGAGGCAAGCGTTCTTCTTATCCGCACTGGACAGatggggagagaggcagagaggttaagtgacttgccatAAGGTTGCAGAGCTGGGGTGAAATCCAGCAGAGGTaacatttgttaaaaaatatctatgcggtgcttcccaggtggctcagtggtgaagaatctgcctacctgTGCAGACGACGCGGGTtagacccctgatctgggaagagccCGCTTGCCGCGGAtcagctaagcccacgtgccacgactatcaagcctgtgctctaaagcctggcagctgcaactactgagcccgcatgctgcaactgtGGAAGCCgcgcacaccctagagcccatgctctgcaaaaaAGAggggccactgcaatgagaaaccctcaTGTTGCAACTACAAAGTAGTCCCcgctcacctcaactagagaaaacccccccggcaatgaagacccagcacagccataaataaataaaattataaatacatacatgtatatttttccaattcttttctgttataggttagttcaagatattgaatacagttccctctACTATACAGTAAATTCTTTTACTGTATATTTTACACATATGTAACTAGGGATGTGTCCATCTATTTTAATAGGGATGTGTATCTTTTAATCCTACACTCCTAATGTagctctctccctcctcttccccctccgCTAACCAGAAgtttgtcttctgtgtctgtgaatctgcttttgttttgtaaataaattcatttggattatttttcaattgcacatttaagtgatatataATAACTATTTTTCTGTGCCTGACAGTTAATATTCTAAAACATTCTGCGTATTACCTCTCTATGGACATCCTGTCCAGTCTTGTGTGGCACAGGGGAAAACTGGAGCCCACCAACAGAGAAATGCTACCTATTATGTCCACCAGAGGGCAGGCATGCACTTCTCTGCAGTGGAATACTATACAGCCAGGAAAAGACAGGAGGCAGAGGGTGCGTATGTTCTGGCATGAAATGATGGCCACAGGAGACTGTCAACAGAAAAAGTTACAGAATAGTATTATCATATCATCTATTAATATTCatgtataaaaacaaaatttagaagtTCATCTATTGTTTGTAGGTTCATGGATAGATGTCTGGAAAGATTAACATCAAACAAGTCACCCTGACCTACGGGAAACTGGGAAGGAGGgagcttccatttttttccttatattccCTGCTGCTTATCTGTATTATCTTGTAATTCACagaaagatgaagaaagtaaGTGCGCAGTGGACCAGGGGTTTGAGGATCCACGTCCACCCCTCCAGCTCTTCTGGTCCAGATACTGATTCTTTTCTGAGGCCTCCCTGGTGTCTTCTGCTCATCCCTGAAGGCCCCTTAACCCTACCTTCCCTCCACAATCACTTCCCAAGCCCTATCTGGTCTTAAAGGACTTGCTTGGCCTGGGTCTCTCCTCTGGGTCCAGGCACTGGTTTTTTCCCCAGTTAGGAGGCCAGGATCCTACCCCTGAGCTACTCCCCCAGGGGATGTGGGACATGGTGACCTCACAGTTAAGCCAGTGACACCATAGCGGACCTGGAGGCTGACAAGGCAGAGGACCTGGCAGGGCCCAAGAGATAGGAACAAGGAGGAGATTGGCAGGTAGAGGCTATTTCCAATGGAAACTTGAAGGACTGTGTCCTCCTCCCAGGACACTCCTAGCCAGTCCTTCCAGGGGTGGGAGACCTGAAAGTCTCCACAGCCACTTTGGTTCCTAACCAAGAGGTTGTACAGACTTTTCTGTGAGTTGGGAGCAGAGTGTGATGTCAGGAGGAGGGAGTGGAGTTGGCAGATGGAAGACAAAGGTGTATGTGAATCCTCCTGGGAGATGGGGGGCACTCCAGTGGGTGCTCAGTGAACTTCTTGCTCCCCTTGATTGCAGCACAGCTGGAGGAGAGGCAGGCTGTGACCTGGAAGGCTGGGAGGGCTGTAGCTTTTGGCGGGAGTAGAGTTCTGGTCAACCAAGAGGGCAAGGAGCACCATGGGAAAGGCTCCTTCCAGCTAATCAGAAGGATGCTGAGAGGGCAACCGGGatgggggcagagggaggagaggatgggggGGATGATCTGGGCCCTGGGAATGGCACATGTGAATAGAGCATGAGGGACAGAAATGAAGCAGTGGGGGTGGGCTGACTCTGCCAAGAGACAGTGGAATCTGAGGGTTGGCACCAGACAGCACTTGGCTATTTGCTGTGTGTCTCTGAGTGAGTTGCTTactctctctgagcttctgttccTTCATCATGGGGATaataaagatgaaatgagaaCATTTATGAAGCCCCTAGCTTCACAATAAGtgccaatacttcggccacctgatgcaaagagccgactcattggaagaaaccctgatgctgggaaagaatgagggcaggaggagaagggggcagcagaggaggagatggttggatgatgtcactgactcattgaacatgagtctgagccaactctgggaggcagtgaagggcagggaagcctggtatgttgcagtccatggggtcacaaagagtcaggcatgacttagcaactgagcaatgaCAAGCACAGTGCCAGGCATGTAGTCAGCTGTTTGTAAAGGTAGCTCGCTACTCTAATCCTCGAAATAGTCCAACCTGAGCCTGATGCTTCATCTATTCTGGGCACGTAGAGTGCAGAATTCATGGTTGTACACTATAGAAACCATTTCTGGAGGATTTaaggagaggaggaaaatcattggtggtccagtggttaggactctgtgctttcactgccgagggcccaggtttCCACAGTTCAGCAAAGAACAACAGTAGAGACACAGACAGGAGAAATTCCCTTAAAAGATGTTGGAGGAGCGCAGAGAAGTCCTGGGAAGGCTGCAGAGCCAGGCTTGGAGGACAGGCTGGATCGAGAGAGGCTGGACAGCCCAGAGAGGACTGTGTGACCTGCCTGGACCCCTTTCTTTGAAAATCTGCTCTCCTGGAAGCTGACGTAGCACCATCCACAGAGTGGGCTCCATCCACCTGCCACCCCTGGACCGCAGGCTTCTGATCACAGTCTGGATGGGTCCATGTGGTCAGTCTGGTCCATGGCACCTGCCTGCAGCATGTGTTCAGGTGGGGAGGCCGAAATTCAGCCTGTTGCTTTTCCGGCTTTTATAGTGGAATGTGTCTTCTGCCTCCTTCCAGCCTCTAGTGAGAGAAAGTTCCAGATGCTGGGCATCCAAAACTCCTGGGAAGTGTCTACATGGGAAATGAGAATAAGTAGAGAGTGGTCCCTGTCCTTGAGATACAGACATGTAGGGGTCAGTTCTGCAGATAAACGATGGTGACAGGAAGTGGAGGGGGCCATAGCGCAAGTGAGTACCGGCCAGGGGCCAAGCCGGCAGAATACTATGTCCCTTGCTCACACGGAGAGTTTGAAACATCCCTGTGTGTTCCATGACAGCTGGTGGCACAGCCAGATGGAGCCTGAGGCTTGGGCGGCCCcactgggccaggcactgtggaTACACCAACTAGGGGCAGAATTTACGTGAGGGCGGGGGAGATGAACCCTCTTCAGCTCTCGGCAGTGATGAAGTTGCTCAGCTGGAAAAGCTGTTTCTGGCCTAAGGGGCCTCCCTTTTCGATATCTAGTCATGCTTCATAGGCATTTTGCCATGTCTCTAACTTATCCCTCACCCAGCGGGGGCCTCAGGATTCTGTCTAAATTGGAGAAAAGGTTCCCAGGACAGAGAAATCAGAGGcgggatgaggaggaggaagatgtaCTTGCTACCTCCAGGGCCTTTGCTGTGCGAGATCAGATTCCTGCTCACCCTGCTGCCTCTCTGTTTCCTCCTAAGCTGCCTGCTTTTGTCTCTGCCTGTTCCTGTCCCTGCCAACCGCCCATCCCTGTCTCAGCTGGGTCCCCTTCCCTAAAGGACCTCAGCTCCAGCCTTTGAGCCCTGCTCCGTCGCCCTCCTGCTCAGCCATCGGGGTTCCCTGAGAGTCACAGCTAAGGCTCTTCCCCACTCCATCATCCCCCACACTGAAATTCTGGTAGCCCCAGTTTCCTGTGGCCCCAAACTCCTGCAGTGTGGCCTCAGGTAGGTAAAGGCTGGTGGGCGGCTCGCCCATGTCTCAGGTCCCAGAGggccccctgcctgcctgccagcccTCCCCTTCCTATTTGTGGCAACTTCAAATGTAGCACTTTCCTGTCACCTCTCACACCCACGGGAGCCTCAGTCACAGGCAGAGGCTGGCTGCCCGCCTGCCGGCTTCCTTCCCCAGCCAGAGAGGACTTCTGCAGAGCCAGGTGAAGAGCCTTGCACGGGCTGCGCCTCCTCCTGGGGTGATTGGAGacctggggcagggtggggaggagtcaggggagagggagaagaaacAGGGCTTCGGAGGAATGAGACACCCATGTAAGGGTGCCAGGCTTTGAGGGGCACCGGGGTTAGCGAGGGAAgagggggaaaggaggagaaggaggagagccTTAGGGCTGTGTGACCCTCAGTGAAGTGACCGGCAGAGAAGGGAGGTGCTAACTGAGCAGACAGCTGTCACCGAGCAGCTTCCTGTCAGGCCAGTCAGGACCGGGGGACCCCGAGCCCACTTGCTCAGACCAGcccagatgaggaagctgagcctGGGAAGTCTGGGTGGCAGGACACTGGGGCTTCCTCAGCTGCCCCCCAAAGCTGGTAGGTGAGCTAGGATGTAGGTGAGGAGCTGGTGGTTGATCGAGTCGTGGAGACATGAGCCCCTCCCAGCATGGAAGAGAGTAGCCAGCCTCTCAATTCCCTGTGGCCCCGAGGAGGTCTGGAATATTTCCTCAGATCTCTGAGCTCGCTTGGAAGTATCTCCATGAGGACTTCTCTCCCTCCTGTCTTCCCCAGGGATGGGGATCAGACCAGTTCTACCCTTAGCCTCTGACTGGCGAGTCTCCATTCATTCCTCTTCTCGCCCCTGCTTGAGAGCGTCGTAGGCTTCTAAATGTTGGTGCCGAGAGAGTCCTTTCATGTCAGCCAGTCTAAccctcccattttgcagataaagaaactgaggccaggagaggCAGTGACTGGCTCGAGGTCACACAGTGATTTCCGGGGAGAGCCGGCCTTGGAAGTCAGGCTCTTGTTTGGAGGACCTTCACTGCTGTGACGGACCTGTCTTCCCAGCAGGTGGCAGGGCCATGAAGGGGGAGCTTGCTCCAGAGCTGGGTTGTTGCCACAAGACCAAGCCCCTGGGGAGcacaggggcttctctgtccCCCCACCTGGACTCCCAGCTCTGCCAAGATGGCCAGGTAATGTGAGGTCCTGGTCCTATCTCTGAGCCCAGGATGCTTCTGGAAGGAGAGGAGGTTAGGAAGGagtcggggtggggggcggtggtggtggtgtgtgtggatATCTGAAGGGACCTGGATTCTCCTGGTCCTAAGCACCTCTACCCCAGGACCTCACAGGAACGTGCCCTCGGAGGTGCCAGAGACCCTCTGCCATGCCCAGGGCCAGACTCTCTGTGGGACATGAGAAGGGACAGGCCATGCAGAGCTGAGTGTCACGGGGGCCTGGGCCTTGGAGGAGGCTCAGGGCCCTCCTGTGGGGTGCACAGTCTTTCATGAGGGGCTTTTCTCTTAAGTTCACCTCAGATCCATTGAGAACACAGTACATAGTCTGAGACAGAGTGGGATGAGGGTGGTGAGGAAggatgggtgggagggaagaacagggctgggtggggggttctggggcagggggagggcaaCCCTGGGGGTGGACGTGTAAGTCCCTTGGAAAGGAAATGAGGATGAGGGAAGGGGAAGCCCTCTGACTGATGGACATGGCAGaggtgagtatgtgtgtgttgaggggCGGGTCTTAgcttctccttcccctctggAAATCAAACAAGGGGTGGGGCCATCTCAGGGGACTCCCAGTCCCCACCCCCAagccccttccctctgcctcccaGGTCTTCCCAGCCTTCAAGCCACATCCAGACACAGTGGATCCTCATGATCAGTCCTGGGCCAGCTGGCTGTGCCCATGGCCACTGGCACCGGCCAAGTCTGCCCTGCTGGCCTGCCCCCGGGGCCTGGACCTATACCTGTGCGCCCTGCAGTCGGCAACCCTGGCAACAGCCCCGCGGGGTCTCAGGGAGGATGCTTTCAGCACACGTAAGCCcagggcaacttcactttcacttttcactttcatgcataggagaaggaaatggcaacccactccagtgttcttgcctggggaatcccaggggcgggggagcctggtgggctgccgtctatggggtcgcacagagtcggacacaactgaaacgacttagcagcagcagcagcaagcccagGGCACAGGGCCGCACCcggtggaggtgggaggtgggggcaggtaTTGTTAGGTTTGAGGAGGAGAGACGGAGCAGGCCCAGTGTCACTGGTGAGGACGGAGCCTCAGGTATATGCTACTTCCACATTTTGACCTGGAGCTGTGGCCTGGGCATGTGTGGAACGGGCAGTGGTTTTTCTCAGGCATGGGTGTGGAATCTGATGGAGGTGTAGCCAAAGTCCCAGGAGTTGAGGGTGGGTGATCTGTCTGCCTAGAACACTTGAGCTAGAGGGGCCTGTGTCATCAGGCAGGAAGCTTGCTTGGGAGGCAGGGAGCCGGGGGGTGGTGTCTTGGTTTTGCTCcttctagctctgtgaccttgagtacATCACAGAAGCCAGTTTCTGCTTTCACAAAGGACCATCTCACTATACCTCTACGATTATTGCATACAGTACACCATTTCCTTACGCAACTCAAcctggagggcagggaccatgCTGCTGTGTCCAGCACAGAGTAAAGCAGCCCAGTAAAGCTGGTTGAGTGAATCAGTGAGGGTCCAAGCAGACAACCTACTTTTGAATACTGATGCACATTTAGTATTTTACTTGACATCGCTCCTCGTTTAACTCCTACCTCACTGGCTGTTGCACCTCACTCTCCCTTGCGAGCTCTCCTTGACTTACCCTCCTGAGTCTTCCCACGCTCCAGAATTCGGTCCGGAGCTACCTCCTTGTCCCTCgcctcatcccttctcctccttctcctctcctctctcctatTCTTCCCTCCTCTTCTGTTCTCTTGAGCAGTTTGTTGAAACTTCCTGCGATACTAGAAAGGTTCTACACTTGTGCTATCTGACACCTGAGCCTTTTAAATGTGGCTAGTACAAGTGAGaagctgggttttttgtttttgttttgtacttAAAGGTGTACGATGGCTACTGTTTTGGACACAGCAGATCTAGGGCCATCCTTTATGTGATCTTATTTGAGCCCATGGCACCCACACTTCTGCCTCCAGCTCAAGCCACTCCTTTAATCTCTAAACCAGTTCATCCAACTGGCCTCTGACTTCTCTACCTACATGTCTAACAGGCTTCTTGAATCCTTTTTGCTCCCTGAAATGGTTACACACTGCACAAATGCCAGCCTCTTTATCAGCAAGGGCAGTGGCagaccaggaaagcccagagaaaGGAGCTGCCGTGCAGGCTAGAGTCCTCTCCCAGCTCGGAGCCGGGCAGGTTAGGTGCAGAGCTGACCTTGACTTCAGGCTATCACAATCTTCCTTTTTCTACTCAGGGCACCTGCCACCAAGGCTGCCTGCCAGCTCCTCCAGTGGCAAGAAACTCCCACCCAAGTGTCCTCCGAGCAGTGACAAGATGGGAAGCCAGACAGAAAGAGCTGGCGGGGGGGCCCCCTGCCCATCCTTCTCTCCTCCCAACAGCTCTTCCCCAAATTCTTGGCAAAATAAGAAGAGCCCCTTGgctttctgctcctgccccccaaccccatccAGCTCCAAAGAACTCTCCTCCCACTTCCGCCCATTCTATCCTGCCTACCCATTTTTCCTGCCCGCTCCTTACCTGGTCACATGTGGGAGCCTACCTTCAATGCCATGTCCCCCCCGCTTCAAGCTGCCCCAAGACACCCCCTACACCACCATGGCTGTGCCCAGCTTGCTGATTAATGTCAATGAGCCCGAGCACCCCAGCACCTGGGGGGAGACCCTGCGCCCCTACCCAGGGGCCTGTCAAGACTCCGGCCAAACCCAACCCTCCCAGAGCCAGAATCTGGGCCTTGCCACTGCCAGGACCTACTCCACAGGGCCGGAGCAGGCTGGAAGGGTGGCTGCAGGAAAGCGGGCCCCGCTGGGCTCCCAGGCTGGCTCTGCGGCACTGCCTTACCCGCTGAAGAAAGAGAACGGCAAAATCCTGTATGAGTGCAACGTGTGCAGTAAGAGCTTTGGGCAGCTCTCCAACCTCAAGGTATCTGCCTCCGGGCCCCCAAGGTTCCCGCTGGGCATCCTTTGGTGACCCTTTCCCATCCTGCTTCAAGAATCAAGGACCTGGGGCAGAGGGAATTCCAGCTCAGCCTCTAGGGCCTGTGACCTTGGCTGGTCCATTTGGCCCTGCAGTTTCGCATCTGTAGAGTGGAGTCCTCTCCACACAAAAGACTGTCCATGAGATCATCTCATTTCAGCTAAAAATAGACAAACTGAGGAAAGATGTTCCCAAGGTTACCTTGATTTAAGGGTGCAGCCAGGTCTCCATCTGAGTCTCTCAATATCTAGGGCAAAGCCCTTTCTTGAAGAGTCATCCTCTCTGATTCCCTGGTAATCCTCCTcttgttaatttatttaaaggTCAGGTCCGGAACAGGTGAATTTTAGTGAATCTAGACCTGACAACCAGCCTTTTTCAACTGGGATCCAACACAACAGCAAGTGTGCTGTAGGCGTCATTATAGGCATCGTCCAGCAGGGGGCGACCATGGACATATCTCTGTATCAGCCAAGATCTGACGTTAGGGGCAAGTTGACACCTgctgaaatagaggaaaatttaCTGGTTGTTGGAGAACAGACCTTCTGCATCCTCTAGGGCATGAGTTTTTAAACGTTAATGAGCCTCAAACCACTTGGAGAGCTGGCCCCAGCCCTCGGCCCTCCCTAAGCCCCAGCCCCAGAgatttcagttcagctgctctgCGGGTAGGGCCTGAGAGTCTGCCTTTCTAACACCCTCCCAGGTGacgctgatgctgctggtctgtggaCCACACGTTGAGAAGCACTGCACAAGACATATATCTAGGGGGCACACATAGGGAACCCCTTACCTGGCCTGCTGACCACAGCCATCTCCATCTTCCCTTCCGCAGGGCAGCAGAGAGCCCGAGGGGAGCCTGGGGGATGGTAGATTGGCCTTCAGGGAGGTGATACGGAGGCAGGGGGATTGAAAGGCCTTGATGCCAAAAGGGGGTCCTGCGAGGATGCGGGTAGAGATTTGAGGAGGATCCCTGGCCCTGACGGGGGCGCTCTGGGCGGTTGACAGCATTTCTCCCACGCCTGGCTCAGGTCCATCTGCGAGTGCACAGCGGGGAGCGCCCGTTCCAGTGCGCCCTGTGCCAGAAGAGCTTCACCCAGCTCGCCCACCTGCAGAAGCACCACCTGGTGCATACTGGGGAGCGGCCCCACGAGTGCCCGGTGAgaccctccaccccctcccctgtcCTCCTGCAGGCTGGGGAGGAGTTCTAGGCCCCTGGGGGAtggcacctgtggcctccattCCTCCACTGTCCTGAGCAAATGGAGCTAGGGCAGGAGgcaaggggtgggggcggggagggaggggaaagggaagggccAGGGTGCGCTATTGGAGGACACTCCCTGGGCCTGGAGGGGAGAATAGCGCTGTGTGTCTAGGGGTggagaagaatgaagctggaggtCCTGGGGAGCAGACACCCATTGGTGACTTCCCAGCATCGTCGGAGGAGTTAATGCTAGTGTGTGTGCAAAGTCGATGAACTCTACTGATAACATCAGCTCAGTGTTAGCTCCCTCCCTCTGAGCTTCACCATGTCTCCAGGGAGTTTGGAAGGGCCAGAACTCTTTCCCTGTTTTACAGAGGCAGGAACAAAAGCAGCATAATGGTGACAGTCTAGgctacctgggttcaaatcttagcTCTGCCTCCAATTTGCTGTGTGAGCTTCGTCTACTGGCCTCACTCCTCTAAGCCTCTGCATGTTACCTGTTAATACAGAAGTAGTGCTTAGTCCCGATTCTCCAGTCCTGAAGAAGACTACATAAGACCAACTCCTGGCACGCAGCAGCTCCCAGTAAATGTTAATTGCACGCACAGAAGCTGCAGCCCTACGCTTAAGGGTTCTATGTGATTATGTTATTCAGTCCTCCATGCCTACGAGATTAGGTATTAATACTCTATGTCAGCCATCAACAGAGCAAGGCTCAGAAAGGGGAggtctcctgtacaaggtcatgCAAGGAGCAGAAGAACCAGGATACTAACCCAGGCTGCCTGGCTCCAATGTGCCAGATACCATGGTCCCAGGGAGGAATCATGGGGGAAAGCTTCCAGGCCTGCATCACAGGGAGGTGGTGGTCTTGGCGGGGTGTTTCCAAgatggggagtggggagcagAGATCCTGGGTGACCCAGGCAGGCAGAGCTGATACCAGTGCCTGTCCCATCAGATGTGTGACAAGCGCTTCAGCAGCTCCAGCAACCTGAAGACACATCTGCGCCTGCACTCGGGCGCCCGGCCTTTCCAGTGCAGCGTCTGCCCGAGTCGCTTCACCCAGCTCGTTCACCTGAAGCTGCACCTTCGTCTGCACGCCCCACGGCCCTGCGGCCTGGCTCACACCCACCTGCCCCTGGCCTCTCTCACCTACCTTGCCCGCTGACACCAGGGGGCCCTAGATATTCTGGCAGCGCCATCAGAGAGGCAGATGGACTGGGACGTGGACAAGGTCAAGGTGTCCTCAGCATCCCAGGGCAAGTAAGGGCCTGAGCCATGGTGCCAGGACTGCCctagggagggggcaggggcggAGCAATGAAAGGATTTTCTCTACGATGAACTGAGGCCTCCTGAGCTTCAATAGTGCAGGGGGAGGTCAGAGTGTATTTGCCAGACTTCACGTCCCACTCCACCTGGCAGGTCACGGGACACAGCCAGGAAGAGACTATGCTgcccaccgtgtgtgtgtgtgtgttggggggtgccTGCAGCCACCTACCTCTGGCTGGGTTTGAGTTCCACCCTCTGTTCGGGACCTATCTGGGACCAGGCCCTCCATCTCAGCTAGCCGATGGACAGTCCAGCCTTCCAGGTCTCTGCAGGGTGCAGACTGTGGTGCTGTGTTGCCAGGCACAGGGCACTCTTTTCTGAACCAGCACCGGCCCAGATATCTGTCTGCTGCTTCCTGCAACCTCCTTGTCTCCCAGTTCCTAGAGGCCACTGTGCTCCCTCAGCTGGTACTCCCTGCCGTGGTCAGGTGGGACACGTTCATCTCCCTCTGTATATGCCAGGATCTGAGCCTCCTGTGGGAGAGGCAGGAACACAGGGATGT carries:
- the ZNF683 gene encoding tissue-resident T-cell transcription regulator protein ZNF683; the protein is MKGELAPELGCCHKTKPLGSTGASLSPHLDSQLCQDGQVFPAFKPHPDTVDPHDQSWASWLCPWPLAPAKSALLACPRGLDLYLCALQSATLATAPRGLREDAFSTRHLPPRLPASSSSGKKLPPKCPPSSDKMGSQTERAGGGAPCPSFSPPNSSSPNSWQNKKSPLAFCSCPPTPSSSKELSSHFRPFYPAYPFFLPAPYLVTCGSLPSMPCPPRFKLPQDTPYTTMAVPSLLINVNEPEHPSTWGETLRPYPGACQDSGQTQPSQSQNLGLATARTYSTGPEQAGRVAAGKRAPLGSQAGSAALPYPLKKENGKILYECNVCSKSFGQLSNLKVHLRVHSGERPFQCALCQKSFTQLAHLQKHHLVHTGERPHECPMCDKRFSSSSNLKTHLRLHSGARPFQCSVCPSRFTQLVHLKLHLRLHAPRPCGLAHTHLPLASLTYLAR